The genomic DNA CGTTGCGTTTCATATAGAACGATGGCTGCATTTTTGTGGCACATATAGCGGCGAACTGTGAAGCGCCACTTTGTGGTGCTAATTGCTATCACTAGTGAAACATAGCGTCTCACAAAATTCGCTGCATTTGCGATCACCATTTTTGTATTTACTGAATATTTTGAAGTGGAATAATTCACATTGAACACGTTAGTGTGCTAAGCAGTGATCCCGCACCTGTATGTAGGTTATGCATCAGAAAGTGCCGCCAAATATGGTGCACTCATGTGAAATATACGGAGAATACATATGATGTAGCATGTTGGTTGATCAGAAAGGATGCATGCAAGCTACGAATGTTCACGCATGGTTGTTCTTGTCAGACGTGACCATTTTAAATATATGCACACTTATTTGTTGACAGGCTGTTACTGGTCCAGAGCTGCAATTTTTCGACCTTGTAGCAAGTTGGCCTGGATCCGTGCATGACAGCAGAATATTCGCCAACAGCAGAGTCATGGCGCTGTACGAGCAAAGAGCTGTGCCTGGCGTTTTCCTTGGTGACCAGGGATACGCTTGTCTACCGTTCCTCATGACACCGCTGAGGGATCCACGCACTGATCCCGAAAAGAGGTAATGGCACATGCAACTTGGTATGACCAGTTATCATACATGCACTCTTTATGTTTAGTGCCATTGAACATTGCTTAAATCTTGAGTGTTATGTAAGGAGACAGAGAATGCAAGCGTACTATTTCATTTGCAAATGACAGAGATATTTGTACATTGAACACATAACTTACAGAAGCGGAGCAGGCAAACAAACGGGAAGGTAAACCTCTGAAATTTTGTGGCTCCTTATGTACAAGCCCCCACATGCCTTACTCCAGTCTCTGAACGGTATTACTGTCCACACTGCCACACTGGCCATTTACTGTTTGGTTCGTTATCTCGAAGGGCACATAGGCTTCACAGTGTCTAAATGGTAATCCCATAGGGAGCTAGCGAGTACAGTTGAAAGATTTTAAAAATGTATATTACTACCTGCCTGCTAAACAAAATAACTAAATTGTTCGCATTCACTGTTCCACAGTGAAGTATGGCTGTAACTGGGCCTGCTCAAAATTCCATATAAATATATTGCTTGTTGCTtaagaattttttttacattttattttttctcctGCAGGTACAACTCCAGTCATATACGAACGAGAAACAGCGTGGAACGCGCATTTGGCTTATGGAAGAGGCGCTTCGCTTGCCTGAGGGTAAAGCTGCTGACAAAGACTGACCGGTCTGCAGCCATTATTACAGCTTGTGCAGCACTGCACAACCTTGCCCGTATGTTGCGAGACCCTTGTCCACGTCCTGATGAGGAACACCTCGACGCGAGTCTGCCTGACAGTGCTACCCAAGGGGATCCAGACACGCTTCTGGGCACACAAGTACGCAGCTGCTACATCCGTCGGTGCTTTTCCTCTGGGCACAGGAGCGATGAAGTGGACTTGATTTAAACATGCAGCTACTCAGTGTCTATTGTGAGCAGTGTATGTTAGGTGGTTCGAAAAGCTATGTTCCACATACCATTGAGAGTGTTTGCTAGCTGCTGGACAAATGTGTTCAAGTCACCCGCAGACTACCAGTTGAGACTGGCTGACCTTGCAGTGAGTAAAACGCTGTGTGCATTGAGCAAAACATTGCTATTTGTAAACATGACATGTTGTAGTTGAAAAACGACATTTCAGGCCTACTGTTTCTTCAGAAAATGACATAATTTATTCAAAGTAAAATACAACAGGTACATGTGCACAATGACTAGTTGTTACCtgtgaaacaaaacaaacaagaagAACCTGAGCATTCTTGCCATCAGTTGCGGCATAATGTATTGAAAACCTTAGCTACGTTTGCTTGCCTTTGCACTTCAACAAGTTACTATTACAGATATCCTTTAATCAGAGTCATCCGCCTGCAGCTGTTTTTTCAGGAGCTCCTGCTTCAGTTTttgcaccttttctttttctttcaaaataCGAACTTTAATTTTATGCAGcacatttcgttttttcctttcaTCGTTGTGCTGCTCCTTCAGGTGGCTAATTTTCAGCTCGTGTTCTTCTACAATGCATCTCAGTCGTTCGTTGTGTTCAatcgctttgttttttttctcgcttttgaTGGCATCGAGACGAGCCTCAAGTTCAGCCTGAAGTGTCTCCTGCAAGAGACCTAGCCTACCTCCACGGACATGCCGAATACTTGGCTCATCTGCACGTTGActgttgtgtgtgtttgtgtcaaaTCCAGGCTCATGTATAGAAGGATTGTCTTCATCACCCATGCATGATGTACAAGAGCTGTGCACCATTGACTGCATTGCTGCTCTGTCACTTGAGCTGAGTTCGAGTGTTCGTTCTGCAAAGAAGTGGTTTCATCCATTTTAACAACTTGCATAAATTGTGAGGAAGTAGATCATGAAATAAAATACAACTGAATTTGTTAAATGCTTTCAGATTCTCTGTCATGGAATTTATGCAGTTACAAATGATAACACGCCTGTACCAGTAGCCCTCTTAACAGTTCCAGgtatacagacagacagacaatgaacttgaaTGTTCCAGGtatacaggttttttttttagctgcaccaaacttGTAACCGTTGCCTATGGCAGATTGCACAATATCACCCTTCCTCTAAATTAGTCAATGCAGTGGCGATTCCTTCCAGAAATCAAAGTGCTTAATTTACCAGGTAACATAGTAACACTAATTACCATTTTATTTAATTGCTTTATGCCACACAATTCAGCATATGACTCATTTGCACGGCGTatgcacttggaatgaattctctggACTGTGCCACTTTTCAAGATAATTTTCAAGGTGTCAGATGAAATGTGCTCGTATTGCAGGTACTGTTTTAAGAAACCGCTCttgcatgcattgaagcacagcagtgttgacaccaatgcatttcgacggacatTTTGAAGATATCTTGGAACTCTTGCTGTAcagagaattcgttctaagtgtgTGCGCCATGCGAATTCAGTGGCTATAATTTATACGTTGAAATGCAAAGTAATTGATTAAAAACTAATTAGCATAATTACGTTACTCTTATGATTACGATTTCCATTTCTTGCAGAATTAATAGCCGCTGCATTGAGCAATGTAGATCAAGGGTTATAATTGCATTACCTGCCATAGGCAATTTTTTAAGGAAATTTTCTGCACCTAAACAAGCTTGCACAAacagtgtgtcccagctaactttaccTAGAGTTTTAAAATGtgcgaatgccacatagctggacataACCAATGTAAGTAATGTTTACCGTCTCTTGGAGATACTCCAATTATTTTATTCaacctaattacgtaattagtctgAAATAAGTCATGAAACTTCCCAAATGTTATAATTACATCacaaatgtcaatgagaaaattgtagagcgatatGAAGTacacccgatacagctttctgatgctcaatacgtgctacatagaagtatttttccgagtgtgaaggaagcccgcaaatgcatgcGGAATTGTCGCGCGAGTGACCGCTCGAACCAGTTTGCGTGTACTTGCAGACTTCcttcacgctcggaagaacactcctatgtagcacgtattgagcatcaGAAAGGTGTATCGCAGGTTTTAACATTTAACAAGTTAAATAACATTTCACAAGTTGATAATTAATTAGGGGTAATTATGTCATTACATAGATTGAAAAAAACTATCACAGCATCTCCTAGCGACAAGtaacactaccttggttctgtccagctacatagcattcgcatatttttaaactctggcgaaaattagctgggacacccagcAGGTGACTTGGGTGCATGCAGAACGCGAGCAACATATTTGTATATGAAAGCGATGACACCGATCCCCCAGAATAGAGATGGGTTCGTTTACGAGAAAAGGAAAGGTCGGCCATTCTGCACTGTAAAAAGGAGGAGAGAAGAAAGGGTTTTATGGGGTGACCATGTGGACAGAAAAGAGATGACAATATATGCAACCACATCATGAAAACGGCTCACGAAAACGGCTAATCAAAATCGTGAGTGGAGATGTGTGCTGCGGAAGAAGCGCTAACGATGCCTGGAGAGCTTTCCACCTCTGGCCACGCTGCCAGTACCAGGTCTTTTGAGAGGGACCTGCTCTCGCAAGTCTACGCACCTTCATCACTGTCGGCCGGTCCGCTGTCATGCAACATCCCGTTCAGTATCTCCAAAGCGCTTTGCGTATCTGATGGAGCATCTAGCGGGCGGTCGCTGTCAAAGGGGTTTGGTACTCGCGTGGTCAGGTGTGGCACGACTGCTTCAACCTGTGCAAGCCGATCATCTATAGGCTGTGGTGGCGGGCCGCCTCCTGTAAATATGCAATACGCATTGTATGCAACACGCATTGCCTTTTCGCCAAGCAGTGAAACATACCTGTAGCCATGACGTCACGAATTTGTTTCGCTTTCTCGCGCTTCCACCTTTGCTTCAAGTTATCCCACAGCTTCTTGAGCTGTTTGACGTCCCGGGCACGCACAAAGGGCCTGCTGTTATATTCTGCGCACAGTTTTTCCCATGCCTTGGCCTTCGCGGTTAACGACACGGCGTCCGTGCGCTTGTTCTCGATGACGTCCTTATACTTGTTGATGAGGTCCTGCACAAGGTCCTTTTCTTCTTCGGTGAAGTatgtcttgccaggcatgttggTTTCATTCGCGCGTTCTGTACGAATAGATTTGATAGGCATTCCACGGCGCATGCGTGCCAGTGTTATTAGAACGCATCAAGTTTTTGCGCTAGAATGGGGTACTTTTTCACTTATAGTAAACAAAAAATATAAGAACGTGTCACCGCATCTTTATATTACCGCTTCAATTAAAAAACTTGCGCAACGATACAACTTATTTTTATTCAATAATGGTGTTTGCGTAAAGCTTTTAAGTGATATTCTCCAACTCAGGCGGGCGGCAACCGTTCCTcacgtgaggacgggcgaaggcagctttcagagtacgcttgcttcctccattggTCCTTcactgtaaggaggcctcacgtaaggttaggaagcggtctaaggaaaggagcgtttcattgtttgggccttagtcgGACTTGATGGAACCCCGAGAAGGCGTCaagcttcgaaaaccatttcgcACCCGCCAGAGAGCCTAATGCTTGATCGACCGTAGGTAGCGTGAAGCGTTCACGAACGACGCACTTATTTAACTTTGTGAGGTCGACGCATACTCTCAGTTCCCCCGACTGTTTCGTTACCAGGACTATTCCTGCGCACCAATCCGTGGGGCCGTCTACCTTTCTAATTATTCCCATGCGCACGAGTCTCTCTATTTCGTGCTTTAGCCTTTCCATGagcggaatcggcactcgccgcGGAGCGGTTATGGCATGTGGAATTGCGCCCGGTTGTAGCCTGATTGTGTATTCTCCTGGGATAGTGCCTAGACCGACTCATGCGCGGAAAAAGTGTCTCATACCGTTGCTTGTCTGCAGTAAGCGAGTCGGCAAATTTAACGATACCTAAAGCCTCTAAGGCTTGCAGCCCGAGAAGTACGTCGCGAAGAGGGCTAATGACATAGCACGTTTGTCGGACAGTCCTCTGTTTCCACGCAATCTCTGCGACAAATTTGCCTAGAACATTGAGCTTGTTCCCGCCAGCCCCCTGTAGTACCTCGTCTGAGTTATCCAGGTGGGTGGGCAATCCTGGAAATGTAGAAGGTAGAACCGACACTTCTGCACCCGAATCAACTTTAGCAAGGATAGGCACAGAGTTTATCAGAACCTGCACATAGCGCGCTTTCCCGGCCGCGTCAATCGCGCCAACGAAAGTTTCCCCGGTACCATGTTCGACAGCCCAGACGCGTACCTTTCTTTGCGCTGACCCAACTTTCTTAAGGCAGGCTTTCGCAAAATGTCCTTCGTTACCACAGTAGTGGCACTTGGAAGCCTTGGCTGGGCACGTCGACCTCGGGTGCGCGTCGCCGACGCAGTAGGGGCACCGTCTCTCTTTGTGCTGCGGGTGTTTCTGGTGGCCTACGGCGTCCACGATGGCGCCTTGGTCCTGAAGTTCTGGCGGGCTCCCGATGTGGACACCCTCCGGTCGAAGgctctgctgctgctgacgcACGGTTTCCTTGAGGCGAGCCTTGGCTAGCGCCGTAGCCAATGTCAGCTGCGGATCCATCTGCAAGGCCTCGGATAGTTGCACGTCCCGGAGCCCGACGACAAACCTGTCCCGGATGAGTCTCTTCTTCATATCCCCAAAGTCACAGCGGTCTGCCAGCACGTGAAGTGCGGTTGCGAACTGATCCACCGACTCTTCTGGCCGTTGCTGGCGTCTGTGAAAGCAGGCACTTTCATAAACAATGTTCCGCTCTTTGACGAAATGACTGTCGAACTTCTGCTTCACGACATCATAACTTTTTGCTTCATCGTCGGTCAGCTCAAATGTAGCAAAGACTTCGCGGGCTTGGCGTCCCATTGTGTAAAGTAACGTGCGTACCTGGGCCTCTCCCGAACGTTCGTTGAGAGCTGTGGCGAAGCGGTAGTCATCGAAGTGGTTGATCCACGCCGGCCACTCTGACGTTTTGTCAAAGTCCAGCGGTGGTGGCTGTTGGAGCCCGGGGATTACCGTTGCGGGCTTGTTTGCCATTTTCTGGAAATGCTGCCGTCCACGGCCTCAGCGGGATAGTTGACCAccgcccacttctgacaccatgtcgtgaCACGGCATACGAGCGTGACGCGTATGCGTGTCGGAAGGAACAGTCGACGAGCCACGGTCCGGGTGACGAAAGGGAAAAGTCCCCCGTTTATTGTGCTGGCCGATAATATACATTCTGGGGACGTCACGTGTCACAAGTAGCTTGGCAATCGCAGTGGTCGTCCAGCTATCTGTCGTGACGTTGCACGCCGCACACAGGCGGGCGATAACAGCACATTCGCTACCCTTGTTCCTTGTATCGCAGGCAAGTAGACGTTTGTTATGCGTGTGGAGAATTGGGCCACAGGTCCGACGTTTGCACGAAGGGAGAAGACCAGAAAAAATGCCGTGGATGTGGCATGCTTACACCATCAGAGGATTGTGATTCCAAGTGCGCCATCTGTGGTGGGGCACACCAAACGTCAGACCGCAAGCGCAAACAGCGCTTCCAGGTGCCATACATCGTGCGCCAAAGACGGCGGCGCCGCAGGCGCGCACTTTACGCGCAGCGGGCGGCAGGACCGCGTGGCTTCGACACAGCTAGCGGCGGAGAAGCAATGGCGGGAGAGAAACCCTTCTACACCCCCCACCGCAACATATCGGCATCGagaggacgctcccgctcccgaTCCAGAGGACGATCCAGCAGATCGTGCTCTCGCGCCAGTGGGCGCGACAATAGCAACAGACGCTCCCGTTCGAGAGGACGATTGGGTTCCAGGGTCCGAATCCAGGAACCAATGTCCTGGGCAGACGAGGCCAGGATGAACATCTCAAGCGGCAAAAAGGTAACGCAGGGCATCTCGCCGGAGCATAAAAGCGAGCAATCTGAGATTTTAATGCTTAAGAAGAAAAATGCAGAGCTAAAAGAGGCACTACGAACGCTGAAGGCTCAGTTCGAGCTCTTCCGTAACTTGCGTGAACCCCACGAAGTAGCCTTACCCATCCCAGTTCAAGCAGAAGGGTCGAATAAGCGCAAAgctattcccccccccccaacgacCACGGAAAGAGAGCCAATGCAAACTGACGAATCCCCCGCTCAGGACCCTAAGCCAGAGCTAAACATACTCGCGTCTTTGAAGGTAATTGAGGAATCGCTCTCGCAGATGAGAGAGGCCTTAGCTATTCAATCTACCACTATCGAGCATATGGACAGTAACATCTCCCACCTAACACGTAGAGTTGGCATCCTCGAGTCTAAAATGAAAATGATAGACTCTAGCAAAATCAAAAGCATCACCACTGGCACCACTGCAAAAGCTAAGAAAGTACAGCAGGATCCCGATAACACGAGTCCCCTGCAGGCTCTGTTAGTTCAATAGAATTCAATATGGCGGGACGAATCGGAAACCTAATTATCTGGCAGTGtaattgcgccagcttcttaaGGCGCAAGGCTGCTCCATTGCAGCTCATCAAAGCACAAGCGATAAGGCCGCACGTCCTGCTCCTGCAAGAAACACTTAGTGAGAAGGTAAATTTATCGGGCTACCGTTCAGTTAGccaaaaaggagaaaatggcagaggtatcgccacattcgtcaggaaagacacctcttttcaggagcacgaagtcaaaatttgtaactcggataagaaatctggtctcgaggcacagttaattgaaaTCATCCCCCACGGAAAAATCCGACGTAACATTTTCATTCTCAACTTGTACAGCTCTCCTTCCGCTCATAAGCATAATCTCTGCTCACTACTAAATAGGGTCGCAACCACTGCGAAATCGCAGCCCTAATAGtcgcaggagatttcaacgctccccacccggcttggggttacgtaacacgaacaaagaaaggggccaacctatttgcagcgagtacagacctaaacctgacgctggtctcggacccacgtttccccacgaggctgggaaactcggtcgccagagacacgacccctgatctcagcttcactagaaatgctgtggccacgtggtccaacttacaggagcacttggggagcgaccactacataatagaactcaggatggaaataatagcagctcctcccaaaacctataaatacacagactgggacctctttaggaaaataagaggtgaagatgaggcattatacgacacgttcagtgaactccttgtacagatacaaatggatctcgcactggatctatccaaggcattcgataccATTGCACATGACTATAAccttcaggagatatcggccttgaacttaggagttaaattcttttccttcgttgcatccttcctcgagagcaggacggcggccataaagttgaggcaatcagtctcgaaatatttcacactcggaaacaggggtactccccaaggggcagttatctcaccccttctgtttaatatagcaacgcgcaagttgtcggaaagccttgcagcaattccttacgtaggtcatgcattatatgctgacgatattacaatctggtgtcctggaggatcggaggctacggtcgaacaagctcttcaggaggctctggatgttacagagtctttcttggaaggtacgggactggcactctcgcctggaaagtcggaactcctgctgtacagacaggctagacgaggtgctaggggactcaccccacACGATCAGGTGCCCATTAGCGTTCttaccagagatgggcacaccatcccgagaATAGACTCTGtcaaaatactagggctttcaataaactgaaagggatgcaacgctaagactatcacccaactcaccacgaaaactgagAACCTTATTAGATTAAttatgagagtgtccaacaaAAAAGGTGGCATAagcgaggatatactccttagggctcaccatgctttcctcatcagccatgtcatttacatagtcgcgGCCCTCAATTGGATGAAAACGgaaatggataaattagacacgcttatgcgcaaaagtatcaaaagGGTGATTggcgtgccaatcacggctagcacagagaaactcatgacattgggagtacacaacacaacttcggaattaatagaagcacaaagatcggcacaaattattagattatcaaactccaaagcagccaGAAGACTTCTAGATGCGgcaggcctccgtcctagcttcaatcagggaAATATCCCGCAACTTGGTATTCAGACAAGaaactcctttattgtagaccctttcccaagaaatgtccacccccaacacataaaggtcgaaggttagcgagggctagaactttcttaaagaacatatccggacCGGAGAACTTTGTTGACGCAGCGCGACATGCCAGTGCTAACAAGTTCTCCGTATCCAcagtcaatgacaggggagaactcctctcggcagcctcgctgaaaacctcctTGGTCGATGTGGTGGAACAGGCTGCTATATCTCTCGGATTactggactcaaaacgcactacgttgtacacggactcccgagcagccgttagagcgttcgcatcgggatggatagccaaagaagcagccaggattctaaacggcaaacacccctctgacattgtccaccacatagtctggttcccagctcacatgggaccagacgtattaccgggtcacctgaaccccaatgagatagcccacgaccatgCGCGAGGTTTCCTATGCCACGATGGGATagtgtctcgggtgagttcgggagagctcgtccacagtgatccattggttacttttcatgaaatcacctctcattacagagggaataggcagagtttttctttcccccatcataagctcaacaggccacaagctagcacgctccgcatgctccagacggggtcctacccctctaggggctttttgaacaagctccacccggacatcgatccactctgcccagattgtggcactgaatttagctcattaaatcacatcctctggcagtgccctgtgttacaggattttaacaaAGAAGacgactggacgaaggccatcacagacccgagacaggacgtccagctcctggctgtccagagggcccgtgaacgagcg from Dermacentor albipictus isolate Rhodes 1998 colony chromosome 7, USDA_Dalb.pri_finalv2, whole genome shotgun sequence includes the following:
- the LOC135915379 gene encoding myb/SANT-like DNA-binding domain-containing protein 3, coding for MPGKTYFTEEEKDLVQDLINKYKDVIENKRTDAVSLTAKAKAWEKLCAEYNSRPFVRARDVKQLKKLWDNLKQRWKREKAKQIRDVMATGGGPPPQPIDDRLAQVEAVVPHLTTRVPNPFDSDRPLDAPSDTQSALEILNGMLHDSGPADSDEGNN
- the LOC139047529 gene encoding uncharacterized protein, which produces MANKPATVIPGLQQPPPLDFDKTSEWPAWINHFDDYRFATALNERSGEAQVRTLLYTMGRQAREVFATFELTDDEAKSYDVVKQKFDSHFVKERNIVYESACFHRRQQRPEESVDQFATALHVLADRCDFGDMKKRLIRDRFVVGLRDVQLSEALQMDPQLTLATALAKARLKETVRQQQQSLRPEGVHIGSPPELQDQGAIVDAVGHQKHPQHKERRCPYCVGDAHPRSTCPAKASKCHYCGNEGHFAKACLKKVGSAQRKVRVWAVEHGTGETFVGAIDAAGKARYVQVLINSVPILAKVDSGAEVSVLPSTFPGLPTHLDNSDEVLQGAGGNKLNVLGKFVAEIAWKQRTVRQTCYVISPLRDVLLGLQALEALGIVKFADSLTADKQRYETLFPRMSRSRHYPRRIHNQATTGRNSTCHNRSAASADSAHGKAKARNRETRAHGNN